The Candidatus Zixiibacteriota bacterium region CGCACGCCGTTGTTCTCCGACCTGTCAGCGGGTCACACCTTTGCATCGGATACCGCCGCTGAGGCGATGGTCACTGCGGAGCTGGTGCATGATCTGGGTATCGACACGGCGTCACAGGTGCTGGGTACGTCGTTGATTGTGGGCGTTCAGCGGTCGGTGATGGACAGCGCACTCGTCCACATGCTCGATCTGGGTGAGGGGAATCTGGAGCGGCGCATTCGATCGATAGAGTTCAGGAGGCTCCAGTTCGCCGAGTATCGTGACAGCGTCATGCAGGCGGAGCTGGGGGGAGCGCTGAAACGGTTTTTCGACGGCTACCTGCGCGCGACTGTGCCGGTCGCCGAGACACTGACGGTTGTCGGTGTGCTTGCCGGTCACGACCGGGGGCACGTCCGGGTCAAACCGATCATCCTGCCGGCGGCGACCGCACGCGCTCTCTCCGGCGGCGGATTCAATGCGGCGAATCCAACCGCCATGCTCACCGCGCTGGCATCGGGGCAGATTTCACTCTCGACCTCCGCCTCGGACCGCCGGACCTACAGCCAGGCGACTATCGTCATGGCCCCGACGGCATCGTATGAAGCGATCCGTGATTCGGTCAAGGCGATGGGGTTCGAGACCTTCAGTTTTGCGGAGCAGTTCAAGGAAATCCGGCGAGTCATGTTGTATTTCAACCTTGGGCTTGGTATGATCGGGTTGATCGCCCTGGTGACCGCCTCGCTGGGTATTGCGAATACCATGATCATGTCGATTATCGAGCGGACCCGAGAGATCGGTATGCTCAAGTCGCTGGGAGCGGCCGCGGCCGACATCCGGTTGATCTTTCTGGTCGAATCCGGGGTCATCGGTGTCAGCGGGGCGGTTCTCGGCATCGTCTTCGGCTGGCTGATCACGCGGCTGGTTTCCGCAGTCGCGCAGGCGGTGATGGAAAATGAGGGGATTGAGCCGGTGGAATTGTTCGCACTGCCGATCTGGCTGATTGCCCTCGCGCTCGTGTTCGGCACGCTGGTGAGTGTGCTGGCCGGCTTTTATCCCGCGGCGCGGGCCGCCCGTGTGGATCCGGTCCAGGCGCTGAGAGCCGAGTAGCAGTTCGTTTCGTTTGATCATCCAATCCCGGGCGTGAACGACAACCACAGATAGTGGAAGAATCAGTATGACAAAAAAGGATGTGATTGCTCTGCTGAAGAAGAACAGCAACGAGCGTGGAGTCGCGGCCTGGAAGCGGATCGACCCGACCGGCGGAGAGTGGAGTTCGTATGGAATCGGACTCACCACTCTGAAAAAACTGGCAAAGCAGATCGGCCGGGACCACACGCTGGCGCTCCAGATGTGGGAGGAGAAAAACTTTGACTGCAAAGTCATGGCGACACTAGTAGAAGACCACTCGCAGGTGACCGAACAGCAGGTGGAACGACAGGTGTCCGAGGTCGGCTATTGGCTGATGGCCCATTCGTACTGCCAGTCATTAATGTCGGGGGTGCCGTTTCGCCGGGCCAAGTGCGAGGAGTGGATTGGGAGTGAAGACCATGTCCGGCGACGCTGCGGCTACCTGTTGCTGGCGGGCCTGGCCGGCAAGGATAAGTCCCTGCCCGACTCATACTTCGAGCCTCATATCGAGACCATCGAGCAGGGCCTGCAATCCGAGGAAAACTTCGTCCGCGACGCCATGAACAACGCCCTGTACGCGATCGGCTGCCGATCGAAGAAGCTGCACACGCGAGCGCTTGCGGCGGCAAAAAAGATCGGTCGCGTCGAGGTCGACTATGGCGACAACTCCTGCCAGGCAGTCGATGTCGTCAAGCACCTGACATCGGACCGAATCAAGGCCAAGCTGGCCGGTCGATGAGGATTCGACGGGAACACAAATCCGCTTGACTTTGGCGTTGATTCGCATCACCCTATCCCGGCTCTAATCGGAACCTTCGGACTGGAGTTTGTGCATGGACCGGTTGATGCCTGTGTTGCTGTTGATCGGGTCGAATATTTTCATGACATATGCCTGGTACGGCCACCTGAGAGACCTTCGGGCGAAGCCGATTCTGTTTGTCGTTCTGATAAGCTGGGGGGTCGCGTTTTTCGAATACACGCTGCAGGTTCCGGCCAACCGGATCGGCGCCGTACATTATTCACTGGGCCAGCTGAAAGTCATGCAGGAAGTCATCACGATGACCGTGTTCGCCGGTTTCGCGACCTTCTACTTCAAGGAGAAGCTGACACTGGACTTCCTGTGGGCCGGGCTGTGTCTGGTCGCCGCGGCCTTTTTTATGTTCCGGCACGTGAACGGCGTACGATAGAATCGACTACTCCTCCCTGAGCTGTTTCTCCGTCGTGCCGCCTCGCTGACCGCGTGGGCGGTGACAGGAAAATGCGCTTGACCACGGGGCTATGGCTCCTTTCTTTGCGGCGCTATGACTGACACGACGCACACCATCATCACTATGGATCAGCGACCGGATTTGATATCCGCCGCCCAGCGACTTCCATCGGCCGCCTGGCCAACCTTTATGATGCAGGACAATCTTGTGGAGCGCTACTGGATGCGCCTCTACGAGGTGTACCCTGAGTACCAATTTGTCCTTGTCGAGCCCGATACCGAGCGGATCGTGGCTATGGGCAACAGCGTGCCGCTGGTATGGGATGGGAGGCCGGAGGATCTTCCGGCGGGCGGTATCGACTGGATCCTCCCAGCCGCATTCGACAACCCGCCGCCATTTGAAGGTCAGGGCATCTGCCAGTTTGCCCTGCAAATTGTGGTCGACCCGGGACTACGTGGCCGCGCCCTGTCCGGCTCGGCAGTTCAGGCCATGCTGGATATCGGCAGGAGGCACGGCTGTCGTTCACTCTTTGCGCCCGTGCGCCCCAACCAGAAACACATGTATCCACTGACCCCCATCGAACGCTATATCCATTGGACTAACAATGAAGGTCTTCCCTTCGATGCCTGGATGCGCGTTCATGCCCGGTTGGGCGCGAAGACGGTCGGTGTGTGTGGAGAGTCGATGCGAATCACGGGGACAATCGCTCAGTGGGAGAACTGGATCGGGCTGTCCTTCCCGGAGAGCGGACCGTATGTCGTACCGCTGGCGCTGGTTCCGGTACAGATGGACCGAGAGCGAGACTTAGGACTTTATATCGAGCCGAACGTGTGGATGCAGCACGTGATCATGGGCGACTGACCGAGACGTGCGTAGGGCACCTTCCTGTCTACTGGCCGACTGCAGAAGTCTCAACTATGGGGTCATCGGCAGGGGGAGGCTGTCATACCGTCGTGCCAAAAACACTTCCTTGGTCAAGTGTATGATCCGGTCTGAGTAGATTGCCACCAGCCCCTTGTCTCTATCGATCCAGAATTCAATAAACGATTCTGCAAAGTAGTTTGCGATGGTTGTGTCGCTGGAGTGCGGGGACTCGAACGCAATCTTCAGGCAGCCCTCGTAGCGTCCAAACGGGGTGTCCAGAGTTGCCCCATCGGAAACCGTGCGCGTGAACGAGATGGTATCCTGCGCATTGTGCGCCCAGCCCGCGTAAACAACAGAATGTGTCCGAACTGAGTCACTATTGCCGGTCAAGGGAAGCAACAATGTATCCCTGAAAAGGGCGGCGTCAATAACACACACTACCCCGGAATCGGACTTGCGAAAGTGAAAACCAAATACCCGTGCCGGACGGTTTTGCTGTCCGTCCCACGTGTACGGTGAACGCTCAGGCCCTTTTATAAGTTTGCCTGATTCCGACACAAAGAGGTGGGTGGAGTCGAGTATCTCCCAAGCCGTCGCAATCCATCCTCCGCCGACCGGTTCTTCGGTCGCGCGCGTTATATACATTTGCGTGTCGGCGATAATCTCATCTCGTATGCCATTGTCGTTGTAATCCACAAATGGTTCCCCGGGATCATGCCGGGAGTTTTTGTAGTCAAACGTGCCGTTACCGTTAATATCATCCCACGGGATAGGCGGCTCCCAATAGGACTCGGGGCCATCGTACACACCGCTGTGATTCACGTCCTGATTGATCGATGGATCCGGGGACATGACAAAAACATCGATCCCCCGGTCGTATACACCGTTTCCGTTGAGGTCGAAAAACGGTTCCCCAAGATTCAGGTCACCATCGATGAAGTCCTCGATACCCGGCAACCATCCGGTGCGTATGAAGTGCTGGAAATCTCCGATATCCGCCACCGGGTAGTCGGTTATACCGATGTACGTACTACTCCGGTCATAGGGATTTGTACCTGACGAGCACGCCAAAGCAACAACAACTGCTAGTACTGCAAATAGAAGGAATGTACGTGACATCACACCCCCCGTGAATGAGAGACAGGGATTTAGATCACCTGTTAATATCTATTGATAAGTATACAATTGGTTGAGCGAGACGTCAAGCTTTTCCATCGCCCAATAAACCCCCTCGTGCTGTGACTTGGAAATCGACTGACAGGAGTCTGATGATCTACGATTCCATATGCCGCTTCAGCGTTCGGCGAAGCTGGTGCACCAGAATACCCCGAGGCTGGTTATCGATAAACCGTACGATCAGTTCCGTAATCTGCTCGGCGTGGGTGACTGGTCCCATGTGGCCCATCCCCAACAGGCCCCGAACCTCGGCGCGGGGGAGATTCCCGCCGAGCCACTGAGCGATTTCCTGCGTGGATGCTGGTGACTCCAGACCGTACAAATAGAGCGTGGGGATGTCGAGGTCGCGATAGGCCTCCAGCGGTGTCGGATTGCCGAAGGCGGCGTCGAAATCCGAGACCACCTTCACCATCCGTTTGGCGATTGCCTCCCGCTGCCAGGCGGGCAACTGATCCCACACGCCGGGACCGGACCAGTAATCGATAAAACGGAGAGCCGCCCGCTCGGTTTGACCCGCGTGCACGAGCGTCCGTACATCGTCGCGAACGGCCCAGATCTCCTGCGCGGCCGGCTGCGTCTCTTTCATCGTAAACAGCAGATTAAACAGGACCGGTTCGAACACGACAACACTTCGTATCCGCATGGGGCAGGTCAGGGCGAGTTTGAACGCAACCGCGGCGCCGTAGGAATGGCCGATCAAATGAAACGGTCCGGAGATCGAGTCCAGCACCGGGGCAAGCTGCTCGACTTCGGCGTCGAGACTCAGCAGCCGACCTTCAGGCCACATCGGCGACTGCCCGTAGCCATACAAGTCCGGGGCCACGACCTGGTAGCGTTCGGCCAGCCGATCCATCAGCAGGGTCCACTGCCTGGATGATCCGGTGCTGGCATGCAAACAGACAATGGCAGGCCCTCGTCCGGCCTTTCGTACAAACGGTGAATTCACGCTGGCTCTCCGAAAGTCTAGGCGTTCCCCCGGTGGTCGGACTGCTTCAACCGATGTGACACCGTTGACGTCTCTGTCCGGGGAGCGCGTGCAATATAACGGATCGATGGCGGAGCGGCAATCCAAAATAGATCAGTCTGGTCCATGAGCTGGGCGTGCCGGCGGGCTGCTGCGATATCAACAACACGTCCATGCGGATCGAAAGCGCCTTCCAGAAGGGCCAGTACCTGCCGGAACTCTCTTTTGGCACCCACTTGTTCCATGATCTGGTCGAAGCCAGTATTCGCTACCTGCCGCCGTACCCCGACGATCCGGATATTGGGTTCAACCGGTCGTTTTTGTGCGGCGATGAAAAGCAGCCTGCCCGCATCGGGCCCCAGTTCGCCGGGGCGTGCGAGGTGCTGCATGTCATCGACGTTCCCCATGTGACCGGTGGCCTCCCGTTGACCGTCAGCATGAACGCTGATCGCCAGCCGGCGGTCGGCTATCTGAGCGGGCCGGCGACATCTTGGTAATCCTCCAATCGACGCTGCCGGAGGTTGCGCCTGCAGGGCGCCCGCTCTATATTCCCGCCAGTCGCGCACCTTCGGCGTTAGGAAAGGAGCCGGGCCAATGACCCGTCGACGTCTGCTCTGGCGGATCTATCCATACTATCTTGCCGTCATCCTTGCGTCGCTCGCCATCGCAGGATGGTATGCGTCGCACGAAATGGAGCAGTTGTACCTCGCGGAGTCGGCGCAGACGCTCGAAACACGCGCACGCATAATCATCGAACAAGTTCGCCCCGCGCTTCTTTCGGCCGACGGTGAGTCGGTCCAAGCGCAGGTGCGCCGTCTGGGCGCGCTCAGCGACACGCGGGTAACGGTGATTGACACGGGCGGTGTGGTGCTCGGCGACTCGGAACAGGATCCGTCCGCGCTGGAGAACCACGGGCGTCGCCCCGAGATCCTGCAGGCGCTCGCGGGCGACGTCGGCGTGCAAACGCGCTTCAGCAACACCCTGCAGACGCGGCTGATGTATGTCGCGGTGCCTGTCATTGTCGACAACCAGGTCGAGGCGGTGGTGAGAACCTCGCACGCGCTCTCACAGGTCGAAGGGGCGCTTTCGCGGTTGTACCGGCGGCTGGCAGCGGCCGCGCTCGCCGTACTGCTGGCGGCGACAGGAATCACGTTTTACATTTTCCGGCGCCTGACTCGTCCGCTCGAGGAGCTCCGGGCGGGAGCCGAGAAGATGGCGTCGGGGCACCTTGATACGCGCCTGGCGATTCCCAACACGCTGGAAATCGCGGCGGTCGCCGAGTCGATGAACAACATGGCCGAGCAGCTCGATGCCCGCCTTCGCACGACCGCCGAGCAGCGCAACGAACGCGAGGCGATTCTCGCCAGCATGTCGGAAGGGGTCGTGGCGATCGATCTAAACGACAGGATCGTCACGATCAACCGCGCCGCCTGTGAGATGGCGCGCGTGAGTGCCGATCAGGCGATCGGGCAGCCGGTCCTCGGCGTCGTTCGCGTCCCCGGGCTTCAAGACCTGATCAGCCGGGCGGCGCACAGCGATGAGGTCGTGGCCGGCGATATCACGCCGGCCGGGCCGCGGGAGCAGCATCTCAGCGTTCACGTGGCTGCCCTTCGCGACAGTTACGGCACCCGGATCGGGCAGGTGATCGTCTTCAACGATGTCACCACGCTTCGCAAGCTGGAACGGACCCGCCGCGACTTCGTCGCCAATGTATCGCACGAACTGAAAACCCCCATCACCGCCATCACGGGCTATGCGGAGACGCTGTTGGAAAGCGGCGACCAGTATGGCCCGGATGTGCAGCGCTTTCTTTCGATTATCCTGAAGCATGCCACGCGGCTGAATGCGCTGGTCGACGATCTTCTTGCACTGGCGCGAATCGAAAACGATACGGAACACGTCAGACTGGAACTGAGCCGTCACAAGGTCCGGGAAGTTCTCGAGCAGGCTATCGAGTCGCGCCACGAGCTGGCGAGCGGTCGGTCGGTGGTGATTACGTGCGAATGTGATCCGGATCTTGAGTGGGACATCCTGCCGCAGCGGCTCGAACAGGCGGTGGGTAATCTCATAGAAAACGCGGTACGGCACGGCGAAACGCTCAAAAACGTAACCGTGCGTGCAGAAGTCCTCAAGGATGTCCTCGTTATCAGCGTATCCGATGACGGCGTTGGGATCGAGCCGCGCCATCTGCCGAGGCTGTTTGAGCGTTTCTATCGGGTGGACTCCTCCCGGAGCAGTGCCACCGGCGGAACCGGGCTCGGGCTTGCGCTCGTCAAACACATCGCGCAGGCACACGGCGGCATGGCCACGGTAGAAAGTAAAGCCGGGGCGGGCAGCACGTTCCGTATTCATGTCCCCGGCTCCGCTCGATTGGATTAATCAGCTGAGTCACATGGCGCTGGCTACCAGTCGCCGGTTGTCTGAATTCTAGCTGAACAAAAACCAAACGCTAACACAATCCTAACAATCCCTCGGTTCTGTTCCGTTGCAGGCACGTGAGGAACATTTCACATGAGGGAAAACGATTACAATGGGAAGCACACGCCGGCTGAATGCCGCCGTTGCCTTGTCGGTCGCAGCCATCTGCCTGGCCGCACACGGTGACACACACGCTGCCGATTGGTGGGAGAAAGTTACGGTCAAGGGCGATTTCCGGTATCGCCATGAAATGCTGGACACGGACGACAGCGACGCACGCCACCGCCATCGGGTGCGCGCCCGCCTTGGTGTGACCGGCGAGGTCTCCGAGTACACGACGGTCGGAGTTCAACTGGCGTCCGGATCAAGTGACCCGGTGTCAACCAACCAGACGCTCGACGACGCGTTTTCGACCAAGAGCATCGGGATTGATCTGGCCTATATCGAGACCACGCATCCAAAACTTCCGGGTGTGACCCTGACCGCCGGCAAAATGGGTAACCCGTTTTTCAAACCGGGGTCGTCGGAATTGCTCTGGGATTCGGACCTGAATCCGGAAGGCGGTGCGCTTAACTGGCAGCGTGACATTGACGACGTATCGGTTTCGCTTATCGGCGCGGGGCTGTGGATCGACGAGCGTTCAACGGGCGATGACTCCTGGATGGGCGCCGCCGAAGGTGTTGCACGCTTTCACTTCGCCGAGAAAAAGAGCAGCGTCGCGGTGGGCGCCGGGTTGTACAGTTACGTCAACAGTAAGGGATTCGCGCCGTTCTACGACGACGAGGATCCTTACGGTAACACGCAATCGTCATTTGTGAACGGCAGTGACACGACAACCGGCTATTCGACCGAATTCGAACTGGTCGAGGCCTTCATCGAGTTCAAGCATTCGCTGGGTACGTATCCCCTGACCGTCATGGGCGATTTCGTGACCAACACTGCTGCCGACAGCCTCAGCACAGGCT contains the following coding sequences:
- a CDS encoding FtsX-like permease family protein, whose product is MTFRDMIDIAAGNLRRMKLRTSLTIAGVVIAIAAFVSMLSFGAGNQQYVQEQFDRLGLFSMVIVRPAEAADSTAAVDLTDSMLTVLGEIDGVSLVYPYDAFDVTIRLADTQFVSSAQALTSTALRTPLFSDLSAGHTFASDTAAEAMVTAELVHDLGIDTASQVLGTSLIVGVQRSVMDSALVHMLDLGEGNLERRIRSIEFRRLQFAEYRDSVMQAELGGALKRFFDGYLRATVPVAETLTVVGVLAGHDRGHVRVKPIILPAATARALSGGGFNAANPTAMLTALASGQISLSTSASDRRTYSQATIVMAPTASYEAIRDSVKAMGFETFSFAEQFKEIRRVMLYFNLGLGMIGLIALVTASLGIANTMIMSIIERTREIGMLKSLGAAAADIRLIFLVESGVIGVSGAVLGIVFGWLITRLVSAVAQAVMENEGIEPVELFALPIWLIALALVFGTLVSVLAGFYPAARAARVDPVQALRAE
- a CDS encoding DNA alkylation repair protein — encoded protein: MTKKDVIALLKKNSNERGVAAWKRIDPTGGEWSSYGIGLTTLKKLAKQIGRDHTLALQMWEEKNFDCKVMATLVEDHSQVTEQQVERQVSEVGYWLMAHSYCQSLMSGVPFRRAKCEEWIGSEDHVRRRCGYLLLAGLAGKDKSLPDSYFEPHIETIEQGLQSEENFVRDAMNNALYAIGCRSKKLHTRALAAAKKIGRVEVDYGDNSCQAVDVVKHLTSDRIKAKLAGR
- a CDS encoding DMT family protein; this encodes MDRLMPVLLLIGSNIFMTYAWYGHLRDLRAKPILFVVLISWGVAFFEYTLQVPANRIGAVHYSLGQLKVMQEVITMTVFAGFATFYFKEKLTLDFLWAGLCLVAAAFFMFRHVNGVR
- a CDS encoding GNAT family N-acetyltransferase: MTDTTHTIITMDQRPDLISAAQRLPSAAWPTFMMQDNLVERYWMRLYEVYPEYQFVLVEPDTERIVAMGNSVPLVWDGRPEDLPAGGIDWILPAAFDNPPPFEGQGICQFALQIVVDPGLRGRALSGSAVQAMLDIGRRHGCRSLFAPVRPNQKHMYPLTPIERYIHWTNNEGLPFDAWMRVHARLGAKTVGVCGESMRITGTIAQWENWIGLSFPESGPYVVPLALVPVQMDRERDLGLYIEPNVWMQHVIMGD
- a CDS encoding alpha/beta hydrolase, whose product is MNSPFVRKAGRGPAIVCLHASTGSSRQWTLLMDRLAERYQVVAPDLYGYGQSPMWPEGRLLSLDAEVEQLAPVLDSISGPFHLIGHSYGAAVAFKLALTCPMRIRSVVVFEPVLFNLLFTMKETQPAAQEIWAVRDDVRTLVHAGQTERAALRFIDYWSGPGVWDQLPAWQREAIAKRMVKVVSDFDAAFGNPTPLEAYRDLDIPTLYLYGLESPASTQEIAQWLGGNLPRAEVRGLLGMGHMGPVTHAEQITELIVRFIDNQPRGILVHQLRRTLKRHMES
- a CDS encoding ATP-binding protein, whose amino-acid sequence is MTRRRLLWRIYPYYLAVILASLAIAGWYASHEMEQLYLAESAQTLETRARIIIEQVRPALLSADGESVQAQVRRLGALSDTRVTVIDTGGVVLGDSEQDPSALENHGRRPEILQALAGDVGVQTRFSNTLQTRLMYVAVPVIVDNQVEAVVRTSHALSQVEGALSRLYRRLAAAALAVLLAATGITFYIFRRLTRPLEELRAGAEKMASGHLDTRLAIPNTLEIAAVAESMNNMAEQLDARLRTTAEQRNEREAILASMSEGVVAIDLNDRIVTINRAACEMARVSADQAIGQPVLGVVRVPGLQDLISRAAHSDEVVAGDITPAGPREQHLSVHVAALRDSYGTRIGQVIVFNDVTTLRKLERTRRDFVANVSHELKTPITAITGYAETLLESGDQYGPDVQRFLSIILKHATRLNALVDDLLALARIENDTEHVRLELSRHKVREVLEQAIESRHELASGRSVVITCECDPDLEWDILPQRLEQAVGNLIENAVRHGETLKNVTVRAEVLKDVLVISVSDDGVGIEPRHLPRLFERFYRVDSSRSSATGGTGLGLALVKHIAQAHGGMATVESKAGAGSTFRIHVPGSARLD
- a CDS encoding putative porin; protein product: MGSTRRLNAAVALSVAAICLAAHGDTHAADWWEKVTVKGDFRYRHEMLDTDDSDARHRHRVRARLGVTGEVSEYTTVGVQLASGSSDPVSTNQTLDDAFSTKSIGIDLAYIETTHPKLPGVTLTAGKMGNPFFKPGSSELLWDSDLNPEGGALNWQRDIDDVSVSLIGAGLWIDERSTGDDSWMGAAEGVARFHFAEKKSSVAVGAGLYSYVNSKGFAPFYDDEDPYGNTQSSFVNGSDTTTGYSTEFELVEAFIEFKHSLGTYPLTVMGDFVTNTAADSLSTGWLVGFALGKTKAPGSWELRYNYRRVEADAVVGIFTDSDFREGGTDARGHEFGGNLQLARNTTFGVTYFVNEIGLEAQSPTDFTRLQVDLQVKF